The Streptomyces sp. Mut1 genome window below encodes:
- a CDS encoding M18 family aminopeptidase, which yields MSSSPRFDRGHTDDLMAFLMAAPSPYHAVAAAAARLEKAGFRQVEETAAWDGTAGGKYVLRGGAIVAWYVPEGAGAHTPFRIVGAHTDSPNLRVKPLPDSGAYGWRQIAVEVYGGTLLNTWLDRDLGLAGRISLRDGSDRLVSIDRPLLRVPQLAVHLDRSANTDGLKLDRQKHMQPIWGLGDVEEGDLIRFVADEAGVDAEDITGWDLMPHPVEPPSYLGRDRELVAGPRMDNLLSVHAATAALAAVAGQPDAELPYIPVMAAFDHEENGSQSDTGADGPLLGTVLERSVFARGGGYEDRARAFAGTVCLSSDTGHAVHPNYAERHDPTHHPVVNGGPILKVNVNMRYATDGSGRSVFAAACDKAGVPWQTFVSNNAMPCGTTIGPITAARHGIRTVDIGVAILSMHSARELCGADDPYLLANALVAFLAG from the coding sequence ATGAGTTCCTCCCCCCGCTTCGACCGCGGCCACACCGACGATCTGATGGCCTTCCTGATGGCCGCCCCCTCCCCGTACCACGCCGTGGCAGCCGCCGCGGCGCGGCTGGAGAAGGCCGGGTTCCGGCAGGTGGAGGAGACCGCGGCCTGGGACGGGACCGCGGGCGGCAAGTACGTCCTGCGCGGGGGCGCGATCGTCGCCTGGTACGTGCCGGAGGGCGCCGGGGCGCACACCCCGTTCCGGATCGTCGGCGCACACACCGACTCCCCCAACCTCCGCGTGAAGCCGCTGCCGGACTCCGGCGCGTACGGCTGGCGGCAGATCGCCGTGGAGGTCTACGGCGGCACCCTGCTCAACACCTGGCTGGATCGCGACCTCGGCCTCGCCGGCCGGATCTCGCTGCGCGATGGCAGCGACCGGCTGGTCTCGATCGACCGCCCGCTGCTGCGCGTCCCGCAGCTCGCCGTGCACCTGGACCGGTCGGCCAACACCGACGGGCTGAAGCTGGACCGGCAGAAGCACATGCAGCCCATCTGGGGGCTCGGGGACGTCGAGGAGGGCGACCTCATCCGGTTCGTCGCCGACGAGGCGGGCGTCGACGCCGAGGACATCACCGGCTGGGACCTGATGCCGCACCCGGTCGAACCGCCGTCCTACCTGGGCCGCGACCGCGAACTCGTGGCCGGTCCGCGCATGGACAACCTGCTCTCGGTGCACGCGGCGACCGCCGCGCTCGCCGCCGTCGCCGGGCAGCCCGACGCCGAGCTGCCGTACATCCCGGTCATGGCCGCCTTCGACCACGAGGAGAACGGCTCGCAGTCCGACACCGGCGCGGACGGACCGCTGCTCGGCACGGTCCTGGAGCGCTCGGTCTTCGCCCGCGGCGGCGGTTACGAGGACCGCGCCCGCGCCTTCGCCGGCACGGTCTGCCTCTCCTCCGACACCGGCCACGCGGTCCACCCCAACTACGCCGAGCGCCACGACCCCACGCACCACCCGGTCGTCAACGGCGGACCCATCCTCAAGGTCAACGTCAACATGCGGTACGCGACCGACGGCAGTGGCCGTTCCGTGTTCGCGGCCGCCTGCGACAAGGCGGGCGTGCCGTGGCAGACGTTCGTCTCCAACAACGCGATGCCCTGCGGCACGACGATCGGCCCGATCACCGCGGCCCGGCACGGCATCCGGACCGTCGACATCGGCGTCGCCATCCTGTCCATGCACAGCGCGCGCGAGCTGTGCGGCGCGGACGACCCGTATCTGCTGGCGAACGCTCTGGTGGCCTTCCTGGCCGGCTGA
- a CDS encoding DUF6458 family protein, with protein MGLGGCIILIGAGAILAFATDWELDSVNVDLVGWIMMIVGIIGVFVYASVIRRRRMLVPPATTVVSDDERHL; from the coding sequence ATGGGACTCGGAGGATGCATCATCCTCATCGGCGCGGGAGCGATCCTCGCTTTCGCGACCGACTGGGAACTGGACAGTGTCAACGTCGACCTGGTCGGCTGGATCATGATGATCGTCGGCATCATCGGCGTCTTCGTCTACGCGAGCGTCATACGGCGCCGCCGCATGCTCGTACCGCCGGCCACCACCGTCGTATCGGACGACGAACGGCACCTGTGA
- a CDS encoding AfsR/SARP family transcriptional regulator, whose translation MEFRLLGTVCVDTLTGPLPLGPAKRRSLLAALLLHANTPVSMARLTDCLWDDAPPLHARTVIQGHVSRLRALLMGADAQAYGVELATLGDAYVLRAPETLLDSQRFEELLMLAREQRSPADTVLMLKEALSLWQGPALTGTYASAPLQAAAHALEESRLSTVEHLARAYGLLGEHHRAAAVLRTEAVAHPMRESLAAGLMTALYRSGRQSEALDWFHRTRRLLADELGIDPGRELADAYAQILRGEPEVPPGARGDLGGPAHVPDAHGRPGRPGGGAQAPGPYAGVGGRAGTGASPARVPAGAPGPGGSEPPGTAPDAPDALGAVAAASGGPRAFAAPARFGAAAPVVPPARAHAVPSPYAGGDPQPADLLPRAPRGFHGRAAELTALSRAAAGEAPMCLVTGPAGVGKTALAVHWARRSPAAFPDGRLFADLRGFGDTSEPTPLEVLREFLLALGVAPRRVPESVTGAAALFRSLTDRLSLLVVLDNARDSAQVRPLLPGGADCVTLITSRNRLEGLIASDAAVPVPVDILEPPDGTALLAGVLGEERVLAEPVAARRLAELCGGLPLALRVTAARLAGRPQWTLAAMAGELDAEHSRLSFLDVEDTGVSAALRLTVQQLPPDAVHHFTRLGHHPGNHFDPYTAAALAGSDPVTAGAALERLAAAHLVTEAGPGRWMLHDLVRLYARGLDPAAGPDALLGVLDHYIATALAAADTAEPGGEPCFVLPDGYRRPAATRDFTDRAAAMSWLAAEREDLTLAAAAGRAAGLDDRVWRIILLQWPHVVWRVRDGWAPMLELALAAAVALADPYAESRVRNLLGWVLSEEGRTGEAVALLEPSPGLARQAADRLGEATALINLAIVHAEQGGLDLAMEGCAQALELAREEADAHTEMLALQHLARMQLAAGRPQDALDSARTAFDLGPEHEEAARRVLLLTVSGEARLALGAEDEGIRLLDRAAAEAEQAGYDEGAVRALEALLRVTAAPDYVRRREEAVRRLADDD comes from the coding sequence GTGGAGTTCCGGCTGCTCGGCACCGTCTGCGTCGACACGCTGACCGGGCCGCTGCCCCTCGGCCCCGCCAAACGCCGCAGCCTGCTCGCGGCGCTCCTGCTGCACGCCAACACCCCGGTCTCCATGGCACGCCTGACGGACTGCCTGTGGGACGACGCCCCACCGCTGCACGCCCGCACGGTCATCCAGGGCCATGTCTCCCGGCTGCGCGCCCTGCTGATGGGCGCGGACGCGCAGGCGTACGGGGTCGAGCTGGCGACGCTCGGGGACGCGTACGTGCTGCGGGCACCGGAAACGCTGCTGGACTCCCAGCGCTTCGAGGAACTGCTCATGCTGGCCCGGGAGCAGCGCAGCCCCGCCGACACGGTGCTGATGCTGAAGGAGGCCCTGTCGCTGTGGCAGGGGCCCGCCCTCACCGGCACCTACGCGAGCGCCCCGCTCCAGGCGGCCGCGCACGCGCTGGAGGAGTCCCGGCTCTCCACGGTCGAGCACCTGGCGCGCGCCTACGGCCTCCTGGGCGAACACCACCGGGCGGCGGCCGTGCTGCGCACCGAGGCCGTCGCCCACCCGATGCGGGAGTCCCTGGCGGCGGGTCTGATGACGGCGCTGTACCGCTCGGGGCGCCAGTCGGAGGCGCTGGACTGGTTCCACCGCACCCGCCGGCTGCTCGCCGACGAACTGGGCATCGACCCGGGCCGCGAACTGGCCGACGCGTACGCGCAGATCCTGCGCGGCGAGCCGGAGGTCCCGCCGGGGGCGCGGGGGGACCTCGGGGGACCGGCCCACGTCCCGGACGCGCACGGGCGCCCCGGCCGACCCGGCGGCGGCGCCCAGGCGCCCGGCCCGTACGCGGGCGTCGGCGGGCGGGCCGGGACCGGCGCGTCACCGGCCCGGGTGCCGGCCGGTGCGCCCGGCCCCGGCGGTTCGGAGCCGCCCGGCACGGCGCCCGACGCACCCGATGCGCTCGGGGCGGTGGCCGCCGCCTCCGGCGGGCCGCGGGCGTTCGCCGCCCCGGCACGCTTCGGCGCCGCCGCGCCGGTGGTCCCGCCGGCGCGGGCGCACGCCGTGCCCTCCCCCTACGCCGGAGGCGATCCGCAACCCGCCGATCTGCTGCCCCGCGCCCCGCGCGGCTTCCACGGGCGCGCGGCCGAGCTGACCGCGCTCTCCCGGGCGGCGGCCGGTGAGGCCCCCATGTGTCTGGTCACGGGTCCGGCCGGGGTGGGCAAGACGGCGCTGGCCGTGCACTGGGCGCGGCGGTCCCCGGCGGCCTTCCCGGACGGGCGGCTCTTCGCCGATCTGCGCGGGTTCGGCGACACCTCCGAGCCGACCCCGCTCGAAGTGCTGCGCGAGTTCCTGCTCGCGCTCGGCGTCGCGCCCCGCCGGGTGCCGGAGTCGGTGACGGGCGCGGCGGCCCTGTTCCGTTCGCTGACCGACCGGCTGAGCCTTCTCGTCGTCCTCGACAACGCCCGCGACTCCGCCCAGGTCAGGCCGCTGCTGCCGGGCGGCGCGGACTGCGTCACGCTGATCACCAGCAGGAACCGGCTCGAAGGGCTCATCGCGTCGGACGCCGCCGTCCCGGTCCCGGTGGACATACTCGAACCGCCGGACGGCACCGCGCTGCTGGCCGGGGTCCTCGGTGAGGAACGGGTCCTCGCCGAACCGGTGGCCGCCCGCCGGCTCGCCGAACTCTGCGGCGGACTGCCGCTCGCCCTGCGGGTCACGGCGGCCCGGCTGGCGGGCCGCCCGCAGTGGACGCTGGCCGCCATGGCCGGCGAACTCGACGCCGAGCACAGCCGGCTCTCCTTCCTGGACGTGGAGGACACCGGTGTCTCGGCGGCGCTGCGGCTCACCGTGCAGCAGCTCCCGCCGGACGCCGTCCACCACTTCACCCGGCTGGGCCACCACCCGGGCAACCACTTCGACCCGTACACCGCGGCCGCGCTCGCCGGCAGCGACCCGGTGACCGCGGGGGCCGCGCTGGAACGGCTCGCCGCCGCCCATCTGGTCACGGAGGCGGGCCCCGGGCGCTGGATGCTGCACGACCTGGTACGGCTTTACGCACGCGGGCTCGACCCGGCGGCCGGCCCGGACGCGCTCCTCGGTGTGCTCGACCACTACATCGCGACCGCGCTCGCCGCCGCCGACACGGCCGAGCCGGGCGGCGAGCCCTGCTTCGTGCTGCCCGACGGCTACCGCCGACCGGCCGCGACACGGGACTTCACGGACCGGGCCGCGGCCATGAGCTGGCTGGCGGCGGAGCGCGAGGACCTGACCCTGGCCGCCGCGGCCGGACGGGCCGCCGGTCTCGACGACCGTGTGTGGCGGATCATCCTGCTGCAATGGCCGCACGTGGTGTGGCGGGTGCGGGACGGCTGGGCCCCGATGCTGGAACTGGCCCTCGCGGCAGCCGTCGCGCTCGCGGACCCGTACGCCGAGTCCCGGGTCCGCAATCTGCTGGGCTGGGTCCTGTCGGAGGAGGGCCGCACCGGCGAGGCCGTCGCCCTCCTGGAGCCGTCGCCCGGCCTGGCCCGGCAGGCGGCGGACCGGCTCGGCGAGGCGACCGCGCTGATCAACCTGGCCATCGTGCACGCCGAACAGGGCGGCCTGGATCTGGCGATGGAGGGCTGCGCCCAGGCCCTGGAGCTGGCCCGCGAGGAGGCCGACGCCCATACGGAGATGCTCGCCCTCCAGCACCTGGCCCGGATGCAGCTCGCGGCCGGGCGCCCGCAGGACGCCCTGGACTCCGCCCGCACCGCCTTCGATCTGGGGCCCGAGCACGAGGAGGCGGCGCGCCGGGTGCTGCTGCTGACGGTCAGCGGCGAGGCCCGCCTCGCCCTCGGCGCGGAGGACGAGGGGATACGGCTCCTGGACCGGGCGGCCGCCGAGGCGGAGCAGGCGGGTTACGACGAGGGCGCGGTGCGGGCCCTGGAGGCACTGCTGCGGGTGACGGCGGCCCCGGACTACGTGCGGCGCCGCGAGGAGGCGGTCCGCCGCCTCGCCGACGACGACTGA
- a CDS encoding NHL domain-containing thioredoxin family protein: protein MTKRPRVRAPELQGRAWLNTGGKHLTLADLRGRALVLDFWTFCCVNCLHVLDELRELEEKHRDTVVIIGVHSPKFVHEAEHQAVVDAVERYGVHHPVLDDPELATWKQYAVRAWPTLVVIDPEGYVVAQHAGEGHAHAIEKLVEELEAEHAAKGTLRRGDGPYVAPEPVATHLRFPGKALLLPDGGFLVSDTTRHRLVELDADGESVRRHFGTGERGFTDGGPDEVAFSEPQGLATLPDGRIAVADTVNHAIRALDLTTGTTTTLAGTGRQWWQGAATSGAAREVDLSSPWDVAWFDGRLWIAMAGVHQLWTYDPEDGTVRVAAGTTNEGLVDGPGAEAWFAQPSGLAATDERLWVADSETSALRYVDREGAVHTAVGTGLFDFGHRDGAAAQALLQHPLGVTALPDGSVAVCDTYNHALRRYDPASGEVSTLATDLREPSDAVLVDGDLVVVESARHRLTRLRLPEEAVRVAEQAHRTQRAATEIAPGALRLDIVFQAPAGQKLDTRYGPSTRLLVSSTPPELLAGGEGAGTDLFRDLVLADGVTEGVLHVSAMAASCDDDPANEYPACHVHQQDWGVPVRVAPGGAARLPLVLAGMDDEAAQG, encoded by the coding sequence ATGACGAAGCGACCTCGCGTACGTGCCCCTGAGCTGCAAGGACGGGCGTGGCTCAACACGGGCGGCAAGCACCTGACCCTGGCGGACCTACGAGGTCGCGCATTGGTGCTGGATTTCTGGACCTTCTGCTGTGTGAACTGTCTGCATGTCCTGGACGAGCTGCGCGAGCTGGAGGAGAAGCACCGCGACACCGTCGTGATCATCGGCGTGCACTCCCCGAAGTTCGTCCACGAGGCGGAGCACCAGGCCGTCGTGGACGCCGTCGAGCGGTACGGGGTCCACCACCCGGTGCTCGACGACCCGGAGCTGGCCACCTGGAAGCAGTACGCCGTACGCGCCTGGCCCACGCTCGTCGTCATCGACCCCGAGGGCTATGTCGTCGCCCAGCACGCCGGTGAGGGCCACGCCCACGCCATCGAGAAGCTGGTCGAGGAGCTGGAGGCGGAGCACGCGGCCAAGGGGACCCTGCGGCGCGGCGACGGGCCGTACGTGGCGCCGGAGCCGGTGGCCACGCATCTGCGATTCCCCGGCAAGGCGCTGCTGCTGCCGGACGGCGGCTTCCTGGTCTCCGACACCACCCGGCACCGGCTGGTCGAGCTGGACGCGGACGGCGAGAGCGTGCGCCGGCACTTCGGGACCGGTGAGCGCGGATTCACCGACGGCGGGCCCGACGAGGTCGCCTTCAGCGAGCCGCAGGGGCTCGCCACGCTGCCCGACGGGCGGATCGCCGTCGCCGACACGGTCAACCACGCCATCCGCGCGCTCGACCTGACGACCGGGACGACCACCACCCTCGCCGGCACCGGCCGCCAGTGGTGGCAGGGGGCGGCCACCAGTGGCGCGGCCCGCGAGGTCGACCTGTCCTCGCCGTGGGACGTCGCCTGGTTCGACGGCCGGCTCTGGATCGCCATGGCCGGTGTCCACCAGCTGTGGACGTACGACCCCGAGGACGGCACCGTACGGGTCGCGGCCGGGACCACCAACGAGGGCCTGGTCGACGGGCCGGGCGCGGAGGCGTGGTTCGCCCAGCCGTCCGGGCTCGCGGCCACCGACGAGCGGCTGTGGGTCGCCGACTCGGAGACCTCCGCGCTGCGCTACGTCGACCGGGAGGGCGCCGTTCACACCGCCGTCGGCACCGGACTCTTCGACTTCGGCCACCGCGACGGCGCCGCCGCGCAGGCCCTGCTCCAGCACCCGCTGGGCGTCACCGCGCTGCCCGACGGGTCCGTCGCCGTCTGCGACACCTACAACCACGCCCTGCGCCGCTACGACCCGGCGAGCGGTGAGGTCAGCACGCTGGCCACGGATCTGCGGGAACCCAGCGACGCCGTGCTGGTCGACGGAGACCTGGTGGTCGTGGAATCGGCACGGCACCGGCTGACCCGGCTGCGGCTGCCCGAAGAGGCGGTACGCGTCGCCGAGCAGGCCCACCGCACCCAGCGTGCGGCCACCGAGATCGCCCCCGGCGCCCTCCGGCTCGACATCGTCTTCCAGGCGCCCGCAGGTCAGAAGCTCGACACCCGCTACGGGCCCTCGACCCGGCTGCTGGTCTCCTCGACCCCGCCCGAACTGCTGGCCGGCGGCGAGGGCGCGGGCACCGACCTCTTCCGCGACCTGGTCCTCGCCGACGGCGTCACCGAGGGCGTCCTGCACGTCTCCGCGATGGCCGCGTCCTGCGACGACGACCCGGCGAACGAATACCCGGCCTGCCATGTCCACCAGCAGGACTGGGGCGTCCCCGTCCGCGTCGCGCCCGGCGGGGCCGCCCGGCTGCCGCTGGTGCTCGCCGGTATGGACGACGAGGCCGCGCAGGGCTGA
- a CDS encoding DUF7848 domain-containing protein, protein MRAVLRDVPHAIRHAPEGGMTFEVFCTAYGCGAESGRQDQQEAAQDWALRHTGRTGHDLFRRVVTDHARVTSAG, encoded by the coding sequence GTGAGGGCCGTGTTGCGTGATGTGCCCCACGCGATCCGCCATGCACCCGAGGGCGGAATGACGTTCGAGGTGTTCTGTACGGCCTACGGGTGTGGCGCTGAGTCCGGCCGCCAGGATCAGCAGGAAGCCGCGCAGGATTGGGCGCTGCGGCACACCGGGCGGACGGGGCACGATCTGTTCCGGCGCGTCGTCACCGACCATGCCCGGGTGACTTCGGCCGGCTGA
- a CDS encoding helix-turn-helix domain-containing protein, with amino-acid sequence MNRSELGAALRVLRNASGREAKVVARSSVMSASKLSKIETGKLPPSADDVDRILTAIGVSDDVKAEYLDAARAVATETTAWRLIQRAGLHKAQQRLRGVEARMSLLRLFQPALVPGLLQTPEYTRAILSRHDDLSEETVRRTVSARLERQEALYDENKRFCFVITEPVLRWLIVPPMVMVGQLDRIVSVSRLPNIDVRVVPLAGRKHDIANHAFVIRDDRAVSVETVHAEVVVTDPRDVAQYVTKFDGFAQAALEGAALRKLLVSIRDDLLQQRESG; translated from the coding sequence GTGAACAGATCAGAGCTTGGGGCCGCGCTGCGGGTACTGCGGAACGCTTCCGGGAGGGAAGCCAAAGTGGTAGCCCGCAGCTCTGTTATGTCAGCAAGCAAGCTGAGCAAGATCGAGACGGGAAAGCTGCCCCCCAGCGCGGACGACGTCGACCGTATCCTGACCGCTATCGGCGTCTCGGACGACGTGAAAGCCGAATATCTGGATGCGGCCCGCGCGGTTGCGACGGAGACCACCGCATGGCGGCTGATTCAGCGTGCGGGACTCCACAAGGCTCAACAGCGTTTGCGAGGCGTAGAGGCACGCATGAGCCTCCTACGGCTGTTTCAGCCCGCGCTGGTTCCGGGTCTGCTTCAGACTCCGGAGTACACGCGTGCAATCCTGTCCCGTCACGATGATCTGTCGGAAGAAACCGTTCGCAGGACTGTGAGCGCGAGGCTCGAACGGCAGGAAGCCCTGTACGACGAGAACAAGCGCTTCTGCTTCGTGATCACAGAACCTGTCCTTCGGTGGCTCATCGTCCCGCCTATGGTCATGGTCGGTCAGCTTGACCGGATTGTCTCTGTATCCCGGCTGCCGAACATAGACGTTCGAGTGGTACCCCTGGCCGGGAGGAAGCACGACATTGCCAACCATGCGTTTGTGATCAGGGACGACCGAGCCGTCAGTGTTGAGACCGTGCATGCGGAAGTCGTGGTGACTGACCCCCGGGACGTCGCGCAGTACGTCACCAAGTTCGACGGATTTGCTCAAGCTGCCTTGGAGGGAGCTGCGTTGCGAAAGCTTCTGGTGTCCATCCGCGACGACCTGTTGCAGCAACGGGAAAGTGGCTAG
- a CDS encoding DUF6879 family protein, with translation MFDNFRREAFRLETLSDYSRSGSVDAYRMFLDGRRKPADYNADWLDEVRGHVAAGRRVYRVHVLTRPLTPYLRFELGWGYQTNATAGEEFFILDTTELCSPVADVGDFWLFDSVAAAPMYYSDDGKFLGADVLPDERSGQYVTHRDVALSRAVPFADWWAKYAE, from the coding sequence ATGTTCGACAACTTCCGGCGTGAGGCGTTCAGGCTGGAAACGCTCAGTGATTACAGCCGGTCGGGCAGTGTGGACGCGTACCGGATGTTCCTGGACGGGCGGCGGAAACCAGCGGACTACAACGCTGATTGGCTGGACGAGGTGCGAGGGCATGTCGCGGCCGGGCGCAGGGTTTACCGAGTGCATGTGCTTACGCGCCCGCTGACCCCGTATCTGCGGTTCGAGCTGGGGTGGGGGTACCAGACGAACGCGACAGCCGGCGAAGAGTTCTTCATTCTCGACACGACCGAACTGTGCAGCCCGGTAGCAGACGTTGGCGACTTCTGGTTGTTCGACTCAGTCGCGGCGGCGCCCATGTACTACAGCGATGATGGCAAGTTCCTCGGGGCTGATGTGCTACCGGATGAGCGGAGTGGGCAATACGTGACGCACAGAGACGTGGCGCTGTCCCGCGCTGTGCCGTTCGCGGACTGGTGGGCAAAGTACGCAGAGTGA